One window of the Sphaerochaeta associata genome contains the following:
- a CDS encoding FGGY-family carbohydrate kinase, producing MYVLGLDYGTGGGKVTLVDAQAAVRAYAFQEYPIFTDHPGWSEHDANTYWELACTLIPQVLAQANVQAKDVQAIAISSAMPSLVMVDGQGEPVARAYNLMDRRAIEEVNALRELLGEKRIFEVTKNRLDDHPMIVNLLWEKHHRPEVFKRIHKALSIDGFVTYKLTNQYSAHYSGAAFYGVAYDLLKREFNAEILKEIGLSETLFPPLFRCEDIVGEVTEEAAKACSLVPGIRVCAGQVDCNAGYSGAGAIEVGDIQMNLGTCGNFGIIHDEPVFHASMIAFNYTTDSEKTFITVPTTTTGGHLIRYVRDTFYKAEKLQLAAQGKDVYDLINEDASVVPPGSEGLLILPYMMGERTPIWDVYAKAVMFGLSLHHGRGHIARAMMEAVAYALYDSYSLIKQTGVEMHSPIVLNEGGAKSVLWRRIITDVFNCPTVMVENRVGAPYGDALLAGISIGMFKDFSIAKEKAVYVSPMEPNIEVHHMYMEYFKLYKELYGHVKQDFRTLADLTKRYATT from the coding sequence ATGTATGTACTTGGACTGGACTATGGAACGGGTGGCGGAAAAGTCACCCTCGTCGACGCACAGGCTGCTGTCAGAGCCTATGCGTTTCAAGAGTATCCCATTTTCACCGATCACCCGGGTTGGTCTGAACACGATGCAAACACGTACTGGGAATTAGCATGTACGTTGATTCCCCAAGTTCTTGCTCAGGCGAATGTGCAGGCAAAGGATGTACAGGCAATTGCCATCTCTTCGGCCATGCCAAGCCTGGTGATGGTGGACGGGCAAGGAGAACCGGTGGCGAGGGCATACAATCTGATGGATCGACGTGCCATAGAGGAAGTGAATGCACTACGTGAACTCCTCGGTGAAAAGAGGATATTTGAAGTGACAAAAAACAGGTTGGATGACCATCCTATGATCGTCAACCTGCTCTGGGAAAAACATCATCGGCCTGAGGTTTTCAAGCGCATCCATAAAGCGCTTTCCATCGATGGCTTTGTGACGTACAAGCTTACCAACCAGTATTCTGCGCACTACTCGGGTGCCGCCTTCTACGGGGTTGCCTATGACCTGCTCAAGCGGGAATTCAATGCTGAAATACTGAAGGAAATCGGTTTGTCAGAAACGCTTTTCCCTCCGCTTTTCCGTTGTGAAGATATTGTCGGTGAGGTAACCGAGGAGGCCGCAAAGGCGTGTTCACTCGTCCCTGGAATTCGTGTATGTGCAGGGCAGGTGGATTGCAACGCAGGGTACAGCGGAGCCGGTGCCATAGAAGTGGGGGATATCCAGATGAATCTGGGAACCTGCGGCAATTTTGGCATTATTCACGATGAACCGGTATTTCATGCATCCATGATTGCCTTCAATTATACAACGGACTCAGAGAAAACTTTCATAACCGTTCCTACTACCACAACAGGCGGTCACCTTATCCGCTATGTGCGCGATACGTTCTATAAGGCGGAAAAACTGCAGCTTGCTGCACAAGGAAAGGACGTCTATGACCTGATCAATGAGGATGCATCTGTAGTACCTCCAGGCAGCGAAGGCTTGTTGATACTTCCTTACATGATGGGTGAGAGAACCCCGATTTGGGATGTGTATGCCAAGGCGGTGATGTTCGGGCTTTCCTTGCATCACGGCCGCGGGCACATAGCAAGGGCGATGATGGAAGCGGTTGCGTACGCCTTGTACGACTCCTACTCCTTGATCAAGCAGACCGGGGTCGAGATGCACTCTCCCATCGTACTCAATGAAGGCGGTGCGAAAAGTGTGCTCTGGCGCCGCATTATCACCGATGTATTCAATTGCCCTACCGTGATGGTTGAGAACAGGGTGGGAGCACCGTATGGTGATGCGCTGCTTGCCGGTATCTCCATCGGCATGTTCAAGGATTTTTCCATAGCAAAGGAAAAAGCCGTCTATGTAAGTCCCATGGAACCCAATATCGAAGTTCATCACATGTATATGGAATATTTCAAATTATATAAAGAGTTGTATGGTCATGTGAAACAGGATTTCCGCACACTTGCGGATTTGACCAAGCGGTATGCAACAACGTAA
- a CDS encoding ABC transporter permease — MDRTKVIKFTLKNSTAVLFVLIFIMFGLIAPRFFTLKNFQNIMSNASYIGIIAVGMTFVLLTGGIDLSVGSTMYLSAVVCGKLINEFQVPVVLAVLLSLCVGLIIGMVNAFAITKLRLVPFITTLITQTVARGFGLFITRSVAVNYPDSVTLMSTSKVLGFIPLQIFIFLVVVLIAALVLNRTRYGRQLYAVGNDLEFAKKAGIKCDRLIASTYVISGLLAALGGFVTITQIGRVNAGFGSGEEFDAIAAAVLGGASLFGGIGTVFPGTVLGTVMIEMIQAGLVFANIDIYIQPIIMALIIFMAVFIDSVRTTQIHKLERRNILKA; from the coding sequence ATGGACAGGACTAAGGTGATTAAATTCACATTGAAAAATTCGACGGCAGTACTCTTTGTTCTCATTTTCATTATGTTCGGCTTGATAGCACCCCGCTTTTTTACGCTGAAGAATTTCCAGAACATCATGAGCAATGCATCGTATATCGGAATTATTGCAGTAGGAATGACCTTTGTCCTTCTGACAGGGGGCATCGATCTGAGCGTGGGCTCGACTATGTACCTCTCTGCAGTGGTGTGTGGAAAACTCATCAATGAGTTTCAGGTTCCTGTAGTGCTGGCTGTATTGCTCAGTCTGTGTGTAGGTTTGATCATCGGTATGGTGAATGCGTTCGCGATCACCAAGCTCAGGCTCGTGCCATTCATCACCACCTTGATCACCCAGACGGTAGCCCGAGGTTTTGGGTTGTTCATCACCCGCTCGGTAGCTGTCAACTACCCCGACAGCGTTACGCTGATGAGTACTTCAAAGGTGTTGGGATTCATTCCCCTGCAGATATTCATTTTCCTGGTAGTGGTATTGATCGCCGCCCTGGTGCTCAATCGAACACGCTACGGACGCCAACTCTACGCAGTCGGAAATGATTTGGAGTTTGCCAAGAAAGCTGGAATCAAATGCGACCGTCTCATTGCAAGTACGTACGTGATCAGCGGCTTGTTGGCAGCACTCGGTGGCTTTGTCACCATTACGCAGATCGGACGTGTAAATGCAGGATTTGGTTCCGGTGAAGAATTTGATGCAATCGCTGCTGCAGTACTTGGTGGAGCCAGCCTCTTCGGGGGAATTGGAACGGTATTCCCCGGTACCGTTTTAGGCACCGTGATGATCGAGATGATTCAGGCCGGCTTGGTATTCGCAAATATCGACATCTACATTCAGCCCATCATTATGGCGCTCATCATCTTCATGGCAGTGTTCATCGACAGTGTTCGAACAACACAAATCCACAAACTTGAGCGACGTAATATTTTGAAGGCTTAA